In Chitinibacter sp. FCG-7, the genomic stretch CGCCGAGCGGCCACAAGACGGCATTATTGGCGAGGAATTTGGCGCCGAGCGTGACGACGCAGACTGGGTGTGGGTGCTCGATCCAGTTGACGGCACCAAGGCTTTTATCACTGGCCGTCCGCTGTTTGTAACGCTAATCGGCTTGCTGCACAAGGGCGTACCGGTGCTGGGCGTGATCAATCAGCCGATTGCCAACGAGCGCTGGGTGGGTGTTGTGGGGCAGGGTTGCACGTTGAACGATGCGCCGGTGAGCATTAGCCAGATTAGCGATTTTTCCCGCGCACGCATTGGTACGACCGGGCCGCAATATTTTAGCGAGGCAGGGCGCAGCGCCTTTATGCAGCTGCAGCAAGGCGGGCGCTTTACCGTGTACGGCGGCGATGGCTATCAGTATGCGCTGGTGGCCACGGGCGGGCTGGATCTGGTGATTGAAGAAGGCCTGAAGTTGCACGACTTTGCTGCGGTTGCTCCGGTGGTGATTGCCGCAGGCGGCATCATGACCGACTGGCAAGGCGCGGCCTTGACCCGCCAGAGCGCTGGCCGGGTAATTGCGGCAGCTACCCCTCAGGTGTATCAGGCTGCATTGGATGCGATGAGAGCTGTGTAGAACTATACCCCTGCATGTGATGCAATGTTCTGAATTTGTGTTGATCGTTTTTAGCGCCTTCGGCGCGATGTTTTACAGTCGCAATCCGCGACGGGGACTCACTTTTCTTGCCCCGCCAAGAAAAGTAAGCAAAAGAAGGCGGCCCCCGCCTGCGGCCCTCCGGGCTGCCCTCGGTCGGTTGCGAGCCAAACGGTAAAGCTGTTTGTCTCGCTCCACTTCCTCGGCGATGGGCGACAGGAGATTTGAAGCCCTAGATGCACCAGCGAGCCTCGGATCAACACGTATTGAGAACATCGCTGTTTATGATTGGCCGTATTCTGCAACTTTAGTGCTGCTGCCGTGGCTCTGCTCACGCAATAAGACCGGCATCACCACGGCCTGTGAGACTTAAAAAATGGAGAAGGGAATGGGTGTATTGATTGAAGTGGCCCAGGTACAGGCGCTGCTGGGGCAGGCCGATGTGGTACTTATCGATTGTCGACACGAGCTGGCCAACCCCGATGCGGGCCGGGCTGCGTATTTGCAGAGCCATTTGCCCGGCGCGCATTTTGTTTCGCTTGACGATGATCTCTCTGGCCTTAAAACCGGGCGCAATGGCCGCCATCCCTTGCCCAATCCAGCCACTTTGGCGCTGAAACTGGGCGGTTTGGGCATTGGCCCGGCGACGCGCGTGATTGCTTATGACGCCAGTGGCGGCCCGTTTGCCGCCCGGCTGTGGTGGTTGCTGCGCTGGTTGGGGCATGATCAGGTGCAGGTGCTTAATGGCGGCTGGGCCGCGTGGCTGGCCGCAGGTGGTGAGCTGGAGAGCCGCATTGCGGCAATCGAGCCGCAGCACTTGCAGGTGCAATTGCAGTCGCAGCTGGCGGTGGGCGTTGATGAGGTTGAGGCCAATCTGGTGCAGCCGCAGTTTCAGCTGGTCGATGCCCGCTCGGCCGAGCGCTTTGTTGGCATCGGCGAGACGCTGGACCCCGTTGGCGGCCATATTCCGGGCGCAGCCAATCGTTTCTTTATGGATAATCTGAGCGATGGCCGCTTTAAACCTGCCGAACAATTGCAGCAGGAATGGGGGGTATTGCTCGGTGAGCTAAGCTCCGAGCAGCTTGTGCACCAATGCGGGAGTGGAGTAACGGCATGCCATAATCTGCTGGCACTGGAAAGTGCTGGCCTGACCGGCGGGCGGCTCTACCCCGGCTCGTGGAGCGAATGGTGCAGCGATCCGCGCCGCGCGCTGGCGGTGTAAAAGCCTTGCGCGCTTAGCACGTTGCCGAAGATCCACTGCTCGGCCCACATTGATCTGCTTCAAACCCCAATTTGATCGCTATAAATCAGAAAGCGATTAATGCAATCCG encodes the following:
- the hisN gene encoding histidinol-phosphatase — its product is MIASPEHIAFAKKLADASAAVIRPYYRSGLAIDDKSDDSPVTQADREAELAMRALINAERPQDGIIGEEFGAERDDADWVWVLDPVDGTKAFITGRPLFVTLIGLLHKGVPVLGVINQPIANERWVGVVGQGCTLNDAPVSISQISDFSRARIGTTGPQYFSEAGRSAFMQLQQGGRFTVYGGDGYQYALVATGGLDLVIEEGLKLHDFAAVAPVVIAAGGIMTDWQGAALTRQSAGRVIAAATPQVYQAALDAMRAV
- a CDS encoding sulfurtransferase, whose translation is MGVLIEVAQVQALLGQADVVLIDCRHELANPDAGRAAYLQSHLPGAHFVSLDDDLSGLKTGRNGRHPLPNPATLALKLGGLGIGPATRVIAYDASGGPFAARLWWLLRWLGHDQVQVLNGGWAAWLAAGGELESRIAAIEPQHLQVQLQSQLAVGVDEVEANLVQPQFQLVDARSAERFVGIGETLDPVGGHIPGAANRFFMDNLSDGRFKPAEQLQQEWGVLLGELSSEQLVHQCGSGVTACHNLLALESAGLTGGRLYPGSWSEWCSDPRRALAV